CATTGTCACATCGTTTGGAGTTTCACCTGATCTAAGCATTTcttgaaacaacaacaatgctTCTTTGTAAAGATTCATATGTGTGTAACCACCGATCAAGGTATTCCAAGAAATTACATCCTTGTACGGCAATCTTTCGAACAAACCACACGCTGTCTCCAATTCACCACATTTCGAGTATAAATCAATGAGAGCATTAACAATCTTGAGATTTGAACCAAACCCATGATCATCAATCCATAAATGTACCTGACGACCCAATTCAATACTACCAGACTGAGCACAAGCAGAAACTACAGTGACCATTGTACTCTCGTCTGGCCTAACATTCGTCTTCATCATATCTTTAAACAATTCTAACGCTTCCTTATAGTTACCGGTTTCAGCATATCCTGAAATCATTGCATTCCATGATACTACGTCTTTAACGGGAATTTCATCGAACAACTTCTGTGCATTTTCGATATAGCCTCTCGATGCATAACCCTTGATCAAAGCTGTGTATGAAACCACATCTCGGTGAGGACTTTTATCGAACACCTTATGTGCATCTTCCAATCTCCCGTTTTGGACATACATAGAGATCAGAGAAGTATGTACATACAAATCTAGATCACATCCAAGTTTCAAAACATGCCCATGGATCTGTTGCCCTTCCTTAAAAGCTTTCGACTTTGCACAAGATTTCAATACAAACGGAAACGTGTAGGAATTAGGAAGAAGCCCAAGTGAAATCATACAAACATACAGCTTCAGAGCAGAAACAGGGTCCGAACTCAACGCGTGCCCACGAAACATCGTGTTCCAAATCAACAGGTTTGGCTCCTGAATAGTTTTGAAAACAGATATCGCATAAGGAAGGCCTTCAAAGTGTGGAGAGAGAATGCAGAACTCAATAAGCTTACTGAGAGCGTAATTGGTGTTGTGGAGACCGATTTTGATCATCTGAGCGTGGATAATGCGGAGAGATTGAAGAGTTTTGCAATtgtggagaagagaaagagaagggtGATTTCGTATAGAATCGTAAGGGGGATCAGAAGACGAAGGAAGGAAATGGAATgggtaagaagaagaaggaacggTGAGAGGAGAACACGAgagcatcatcttcttcttcttacttatCGTTGCTTCCAACGGAAATTTTCACTACCGCCACATTTAAAGTCCCAAATAGCACACGGACTTTGTTTGGGcctgtgatttttttgtttgcaactATATGGGCCTGTGATTAACTTTTCACTTACGatgtttgattatatatttttttggtaggatCGATGTTTGATTATGttgttttgcaaaatttaAACGTAAACGGCAGAAATACTAAACGagaccaaaataattaataagtttttaataatatcCTTGTTGTGTTTACCATTATTTTCGTGGacgataaataaataaaatcaacaaaacagtCTAACGTAGAGTAACTAGAGAAACCTTTATTTTAGGGTATAATCATGATGTTTATGTGAATAATTAAGATTAGTAAAAGCTTTCAGTATCTTCATATATTAAACTATTGGTCTGTATAAGTGCACTATGCGCTTGTTGGTTGGTTGAACCGGCCTCGCATTCGAATTAGCATCCTAATAAATATCATTCAAAACACTagttaaaataatgaaaaaagaatgaataaATTGGATGGAAAAAAGCATCATCATGGGATGAATATTCCATTGACCATAAGGAATCTCACTTACATCGTGCACTGCCACGCGGAGGAGCTTCACTTGTTTTCTTGTCACGGTCCTAAcctgaaattttattaaaggAATTAAACATTGCTATTAATTAGGTAATTAAGACCAAAATGAAGtgaaaatagataaataaataccTTTCTAACGACGCTCCAAGTAACGTTTTGAGTGCAAGGAGGAGTGGTAAGTGAACCAGTGTATCTGTAATATTTTCTGCTTCCGATCTTAATTTTGGTGGGATCAATCATTCCTACATTTTTCTCAGCCTCCTCCATTTCAGCAATGCCCTCTAATTCTTTCTCCAACTAAAACCAacccaaattttcaaaaacaaataaatcaacaaTTACTGTTGGTTCCAATATTACATATCGATGCAGTTAATAATAGatattaagttttttatatGTGTACCGATCTGATAAAAGTATCTGCTCTTCCGATCTTGTACAACACAGTCACAACAGCCATTCTTCTATTCCTGCCTTCGTGAACCATATGCAGCTCAAGTGCAAACCTGGTTTGTTTGCAAGTTCTAATACTTTTAGTTTTGTGAACCGATCAAGATAGTTTTGATGTAGTTAGTAATTATTATCTTAATGAAATAGTTACCTTCTTCCATTAATAGTATGTTCAGACGGAGAGTGCCAGTGAAGCTGTTGAAGTTCATATTCAAAACCATTGATCTTAATAGTTCCTGCTCCATCTTCAAATTTTAACTGCAACAGGATTAATCAACACATGATTATTGGTTTATTAAGGGTTACGGTTTTTAATTAGTAGAAACTAGAAGCACATAGGTGGCTCTATAATAATGGCTTCTGTGTAAGAATAAAAAGTTAcctagttttatatataaacacaacaaaatcaaacgaAAAAAGTGTGTGCTAGCTTAAACAGAAGATGAGTCCATgcatgtttatatatattattataccATGATGTCATGGCCTCTGTTCTTAAGAGTTGCATTTGAAGGATTATAGTCTCTATTAAGCCTTCCAAGATGAGAAACAATGTTAACTCTCTCGTTCATAAGATCTATGGGAGATTGCATCTCTCCTTTTCCACACATTTCCCATTCCGGTTTAAGTTCTCCCCATCTCTCTGGCCCCTTCTCATCGTTCTTCTTGTAGTTAAACTCGCGTTCGTCCTCTACATCACCATTAAGCAAATTAAAGATTTtcataagtaaataaaatagagagaaaTTTAAGTCTTACGTACCAACTTCTCCGTGACTTGAAGCAGCACTCGAAATCGAAACAATTGTGAAAATACTAAACAGAGCCACAAAGAAGATGCAACTGATTGATGAGTAGTTCACCATCTTTGTTTTACTGAAGAGGGAGATATAAAAGCGTTACGTTGATAGTTTTagtctttaaaattttgatcgATAAGTTATAATGAGCTTGGTTGGGAACACACATGCAGCTATAAATACTTATTGAGACAGATGATTTTGTACGGATTACTAGTCCACAAGACTTCCCATGCTTTCTTAATTCCTTCCGGACGACATCTTTGACTTCCttgtaaatatgttttttttaatataatctGGGAATAGAAGGCAGGGTGTGAATCAAAGCCTAATTCATCACCAAATCTCTTATCACTTTCAatttgaataagaaaagaaaataaatcacagTGGGATTTATCTTGGTTCATTCCGATTTTCAAGATATGGCACACAGAACtttacttttgaaaataatgaagacatattttctcattttaatcattatgttttcatttcttcatATTATGATGTGTCAAATTTCAaagatgataataataaaaagtttgacataagatatttttaatagctgcaaaatttaataattaaaaactatagtAATTGACACATAATacctttttcaaaattttaatggagtttttggtttgcaaaaataatattctaaAAGATAgaaggaaaccaaaaaaaaaaaaaaattggcctACTAAGTCAATAACttgaaatctaaaaaaaatgttttctttctttaattttaaagatttaatcaatatttgtttacttCAGGTTTTTTGACAATTTGTTCCAATTATCTCTTAGAGGTATTAGCagttataaataaatgtttacCATAcattaatttaagagttttagTTCTAAAACTTTTATAAGTGGTTGTGTCTAAAAATGATCGATGATATTTAGATAATTTCCTGTTGTTTTCATCAGTTATATGTTCATTATactttatgaatatatataatctgcTCTATATTCAAGTTAATTAACACGGTAAGGATCGTCCAAATTTATAGAAAGTAGAACAACCACAACGAAAAGgtgatgaagaaaatatgtttcccaaaagaaaaataatatgaaaacaacATATGCGTTGCTTTCCTGCGTACGACCAATTCACATCAGGAGTCAGGAGGACTCACTTTCTGAAATTAGTCCAAGAAAGAAATCTATTTAGGGTGGTTGGTTAAAATTTCAgtatgttttaaaaatcatatagtAAATAATAGAAATTCCACCCTAAGGATTCCTCAAGGTCAAAGAGCCGTTTCACCTTACCATATATTATAAGTTCGTAAATGTTGAAATGTTCCTTTTGATAATTCTAATGGTCGTATCATCTAGAAACTAATTATTTTACACTATATCGatcatattttcttgattaatgTGAATAATACCTAAGCGAGTTTGTGCCTTCCTTTTTTGAAATGGTCCTACCATGCATATGTCTTAAACTTCTTACTTTTTAACTCATATGGGGAAGAAAATGTAGTTTCATCCGGTACCAAATCCGTGACCATCTCTTATGTGAGCTCCACGTCTCTCGCCCACTACTTGTTTATAGGTGACATCTGTGTCCGAAAGCCGATTTTTATCTTCGAGAAGATACTATGCTAATAATCAGCCGTCGTTTATATGCTTTATCTTAATTTAAACGATACTGCAAATCAACTTATAAGAAATCATtcatctttaaaattttaatccaTTTAAGCAAGCGTACTACATGCATCGTTACAAAACTCCTATTTGTCGTTCGTAagtgtaaatatataattggtGAAAACTCAGGCAATATGGGAGTGAAACCAGACTTTTATGACTTTGACATGTTTTCATGTCGTCTTCAAGAAGAGTCTCCTAATTGCATCATGACGATTGACGACTAGAAAGAGTGTTCGGTTCTAGCTAGCATCATAAATGAGAGTTATAATTTTTGGTGTTGACAAACACGACCGGGACATAGATCAGGAGATATAGTTTGtcttcaaagaaaacaaaatctagaaaTAATGATAGTCTTTGTAGATAGGATTCgagtttataagaaaaaattagatcTGCGTTGAAATTATATAGTGTTTTCATTTGATCGAatctcatgtttttttttttttcgttttcagtTACACATTGTAATATAAGTATATTTATCCTAGATCATTTGATCGAATTATACTTATCAAACTTCGTGAGCCACGTGGTAGGCTTGCTATTTTGGGCCTATCCCTTTGGGCCTGGTTACCGATTACGGgctttgtcttttttgtttgtttcagtTAATGTTCTGTATTTAAATTTCAGGCTCCAATTTTTATGGGCCAAGCCCACTATGTTGGTGTCAATAAATATGAAACGCTCTCTGACAAAAAATGGATCAATTGGGTATTTTGCCCCTTAGGAGATACACAAAACTTACAAAGGCCGCCATGTGAATACTGTCAACATTGAAAACGTTTTCGTTACTAAGGCATAATTGAAGAAAAGCCTACTTTTTGTAGAGGTTATTCATGGGCCtaagttaattaattagtagCCCACACAATGAAGCCCTTCCTATCCCATTTAacactaaattttaatttctaattttgagttaaaaatatttttaatgatatatgtttatataatattaattttgcaTGTTTCATCAAAAATACGCTTTGGAATATTGGTATAATAActgtttttgttaatatataaaatacccACCATATGTAAATGTCTGCAtatacattattatatataggaCATTGATCATAAATGTAACGTCAAATAAAGTTAACACTTGGACGATTGgatctaaaatatatagttttacaGTACTAGTagtttgaaattgaaattgagagTCAACGAGGATGTCAATATCTGAAATGTGAAAATTATGCAGAAAGTCTAATGGTCCGTCGTCAtcaaatatctaaattattgAGTTGCCAGCATTTGATAATTCGGCAAACCACGATGCAGAGCCGttatcacaaaaaataaaatcaaagtctCTCCGACAGCCCAAGCGctaattagaagaaaatatctgAATTAGTTTATTTGAGTTGTGACTTCAACTAATTGAAATTATACGTACATAGGCAAGCTGTGTataccccaaaaaaaaaaaaaaaaaacctcgaGTATGTAGCTATTAGATGGATAAGTCCAAGAATAGCCTGTTTCCGAATAATCTACACTTGGCCGATGTGGAATCTTAATCAATCATTAGTGAATTTGAATTATAGTAAGGTTTGcgtgatatttttgtttacggtgaaaacaaaaactacgAAACTGGTTTTgtagaatcaaaatttgataCCAATTTGCCGTCTAAACAGATAAAATTGTGGAAGGTGTGTGCAACTAGATCACAACCATAATTCTTTGTACCCAAAATCATTATGTACATTAAATAGATAAAACGTCtgtttttcgtcttctttctttggagTTCACTTTTTACTTTCTCCAAACGGTGGGGGCAATTGTTTCTTCGCTAAGTCAtccctttctctttttagAGTCTACAGATTTTTCTAGGTTTCTCAGATAAGTTTACAAAGTGGTTCCTTCACGAATAAACGTAGCCCTAAAACTCACTTATCCTCTAGTTTTTGGGAGATAATTACGTGGCTCgctgccttttttttttttttcttcctcatgtCGGTAATTTTGGGTTTCGAATACAAGCAAATGAATTTTGAGCATTACATCACTGTTCCGAAGATCCttaatttgttggtttttatGTTCAAACTAATAAAACCATGCATGTCATTTGGCTTAATAACTTGATGTCattcaaaaagtaaataaactGGATAAACATCTTACGACTTCTTTTATCGGTCAGTGAAAAACATTATTACTAAACGCTGGTATTATAATAAACTGGATGACATTAAAGTTCATACTTCATTTTGTAATTAGAAAActtctttctatttatatatttctaatctaatttatttattttccttacagtaattt
This sequence is a window from Arabidopsis thaliana chromosome 1 sequence. Protein-coding genes within it:
- the ACA7 gene encoding alpha carbonic anhydrase 7 (alpha carbonic anhydrase 7 (ACA7); FUNCTIONS IN: carbonate dehydratase activity, zinc ion binding; INVOLVED IN: one-carbon metabolic process; LOCATED IN: endomembrane system; CONTAINS InterPro DOMAIN/s: Carbonic anhydrase, alpha-class, catalytic domain (InterPro:IPR001148), Carbonic anhydrase, CAH1-like (InterPro:IPR018340), Carbonic anhydrase, alpha-class, conserved site (InterPro:IPR018338); BEST Arabidopsis thaliana protein match is: alpha carbonic anhydrase 5 (TAIR:AT1G08065.1); Has 3434 Blast hits to 3405 proteins in 557 species: Archae - 0; Bacteria - 714; Metazoa - 2114; Fungi - 83; Plants - 330; Viruses - 6; Other Eukaryotes - 187 (source: NCBI BLink).), with the translated sequence MVNYSSISCIFFVALFSIFTIVSISSAASSHGEVEDEREFNYKKNDEKGPERWGELKPEWEMCGKGEMQSPIDLMNERVNIVSHLGRLNRDYNPSNATLKNRGHDIMLKFEDGAGTIKINGFEYELQQLHWHSPSEHTINGRRFALELHMVHEGRNRRMAVVTVLYKIGRADTFIRSLEKELEGIAEMEEAEKNVGMIDPTKIKIGSRKYYRYTGSLTTPPCTQNVTWSVVRKVRTVTRKQVKLLRVAVHDDANSNARPVQPTNKRIVHLYRPIV